Proteins from a single region of Lentimicrobium saccharophilum:
- a CDS encoding SGNH/GDSL hydrolase family protein — protein sequence MCTRFTSILRRSGRFYLFLISLMLMSFTFQSTKPFRIVFFGDSITQMGNEPGGYIDLMRQEISKNGLNDRYELIGAGIGGNKVYDLYLRLEEDVLKHKPDMVFIYIGVNDVWHKLWGTGTDADKFERFYLALIGKIKAAGADVALCTPAVIGEHTDFTNQLDGDLNRYSQTVRKLAAEEHCKLIDLRRIFLDYNLKNNPDNLDKGILTTDGVHLNDKGNRLVADTFLSEIFPK from the coding sequence ATGTGCACCCGATTTACATCAATCCTCCGCCGTTCCGGCAGATTTTATCTTTTCCTGATCTCTCTGATGCTTATGTCATTTACATTCCAGTCCACGAAACCTTTCCGCATCGTATTTTTCGGCGATTCCATCACGCAGATGGGCAATGAACCGGGCGGGTACATTGACCTGATGCGGCAGGAGATCAGCAAAAACGGGCTGAACGACCGTTACGAACTGATCGGGGCAGGCATAGGAGGTAACAAAGTTTATGATCTATACCTGCGGCTTGAAGAGGATGTGCTGAAGCATAAGCCCGATATGGTATTCATATACATCGGGGTGAACGATGTGTGGCACAAATTGTGGGGCACCGGCACCGATGCCGACAAATTTGAACGCTTCTACCTGGCGTTGATCGGGAAAATCAAGGCGGCAGGCGCCGATGTTGCACTTTGCACCCCCGCAGTAATCGGAGAGCATACCGATTTCACCAACCAGCTTGACGGAGACCTGAACAGGTATTCACAGACAGTGCGTAAACTGGCCGCGGAAGAACACTGCAAGCTGATTGACCTGCGCCGGATATTTTTGGATTATAACCTGAAAAACAATCCGGACAACCTTGACAAAGGCATCCTGACCACCGACGGTGTGCACCTGAACGATAAAGGCAACCGTTTGGTGGCGGATACATTTTTAAGCGAGATTTTTCCCAAATAA